TGGGAGGCGTAGGCGTGTTTGGCGTTGAACTCCTCTACACAAAGGATGGTAGGCTCTTGTTCAGTGAGGTGGCGCCGCGTCCACACGACACCGGGTTAGTCACGCTAAAGAGTATGGAGTTGAGCGAGTTTGCTATACACGCTAGAGCGTCGGTTGGGCTACCGGTGCCGAGGCCTAAGCTTGTAACACCGGCTGCAAGCTACGCCGTATACACCGACCTTGAGGGCATCTGGGCTCCAAAGGTACATGGGGTGTACGGTGCGCTGAGTATACAGGGTGTAGACATACGTGTATTCGGTAAGCCAGTCACGTACAAGGGTAGAAGGATGGCTGTTGTGCTGGCCACAGGATTGACGGTAAGCGAGGCTAGGGAAAAAGCTAGAAAAGCGGCACAAATGTTACGCGTTGCGCCAGGCTAATTTGTGTAACACTATGCTCACAGCTAGAATCACTTATCGTTTCTAGTCTGCCTCTTCCCCAAGAACTCATCTAGCGTGCGAAACGGGGGACCCGCACCTCTAGACCCGCTCTTCGCCCCTCTCTTGACATCTTCGGATGTATCTTGTTGCCTAGTCTCGCTTATAGCGGAATGCAGTTGTTCACCCTGTTGCTCTGCTTCAATGAACGTCCTAACCACGCTGTCGATAAACGAGTCGCGAACCGGCTCGTATACATACTTGTAGAACCTGGAGGGGCTCTTCAAGACCTCTACTGGAAACCTCCTAACATACTCTAATGCGGCTCTCCACGCGACGTCGAACGGGATGCCAACAGCCTCAAAACTCTTGGCCACCTGCTTATCAAAATCTTCTGGGCGTTGCTCCTTTCCACCCATCTCAAACCAACCATTCCTACCTACCGGGACAGCCTCCATACCATCAAAGAGTATAGCCCAGCGCTTGCCACGATCGTCGACAACTACCAGAGGCTCCCTCCTTCTCCCCGCACCTTCGCCCATGAAAGCCTCTAGCCCGCTTGACTCCCCCCTCCTTACACGCTCCATGACTTCTCGCACCTTCTGAGGCACCGCGTCTCTCCTCTTGAGGTGATAATGGCCTGTTGACGGGCCATAGTACTTGGCCCATGCGTAGAAGATTGCGCGGTTTAGACCGAAGCTCTTCGCCTTATCCATGTCGCCGTAGAGCAGGTAGTAACGAGCAGCCTGCAACAAAGCCATAACATGAAACCTGCCGATCCTAGCGTTCTTCGGTATGCGGATTCTTCGCTCTGCTTTGCCCTGGTGCTGCATAGGTACCCACACTGTGTTAGTGCAGACGATACGCCCCTATACGGTTACGAGGCGTATTAGATACTCTCAACGGTTGCCGGTGCCCCTAGATACCCATGAGTGCCTGCTCTTAGGTTAAAGGTCCATGATGGTGTCAGATTAACCTCAAGAGCTGCGCTCAACAATGTTTTAACATGTTAAGTGGGGTGAGAAGGAGATGGTCCCCACAGTAGCTAACGTGATGGAGGATAAGAGGCTGCCAATCATTTCGGCTGACCAGAGTCTACGCAAGGCTGCCGAGGTGATGTTGGAGAATCGCGTGTTGGGCACTATAACGCTCGATGCGCTGCGTAGGCCAGAGCTGGTATTGAGCTACCGCAGGCTTGTGAGGGCGGTGGCGGCAGGCGTTGACATCGACAAGGCGACGGTAGCTGAGCAAGCTGTGCTGAAGCCCGTCACTGTACGCACGACGGATAGCATAACAGAGGCGCTTAACATAATGAGAAAGAGGGGGGTTCGCTTCCTACCCGTTGTTGACGAGACTGGCGAGGTAAAGGGGGTGCTGGAGCCTAGGTTCGCGGCATACGCCCTATGGTCAAGGCTCTCATATGGACTTGCTCGTGTAGAACCAGTGTCTAGGAGGATAGTCGTTCTTCCGGAGGACGCGTCGCTACGCGCGGCCGCCAAGGCTATGGACGAGACGGGTGCCATGGAGGTGTTCGTGAAGCGTGGTGACGAGATAACTGTGTTGAGAGAGTGGGACTTTCTAGAGGCGCTTATCAAGGGAGGGCCGGAAGCCAAGATCGGTGACTATGCAAAGGGAGAGATAATCTATGTGCCTCCGGGCTTCGACTCGAAAGCAGCTGTTGAGCTAATGCATGAGAATGACGTAACCAGGCTTATCGTTAAGAAGGATGGGGAGCTGACGACGATCACGTTGACGGATCTGGCGTTCCAGGCTATGGACTACTTGGCGTACATGGGGGAGCGCGTGAAAGGAGTAGTCCTGGTCAACGTCGAGACTGGGCGCGAGCACGAGGTTGCTGAGAGGATAATGGCGGTGCCGGGCGTGAAGGAAGTGCTCATGGCAACTGGGCCTTTCGACCTCATAGTGCTCCTGGAGGCTAGTAGTACAAGCGAACTCTTCAAGATAGTGAGTGAGGGTATACGCAGTCTACGCGCGGTAAAGTCCACGCAGACACTAGTTGCGACTCGGGTATTGCACTAACATACAGAGGACGATAACCGGCGTCAACTTTAGTCTAAAACTATCCGGTCATGTGCCCAGCTCTTTTTGTGTACACGTCTTACAACTCCGCTTGTGGTGCTGTAACGCTTGACGCGCCTAGTTTCGATATCCACCACGTCTACCACTCTATACGATGCTATCGCTATAATCACTAACGGGCCTATACCTCAGCGCCTAAGCCTACCCCGCGAGGCACATGCACCGATAGAATTGGGCGACTTTCGGGGTAGGCTTGAAGAAGTGCGCATGGCATACATGCCAGGTAAGCCGCCGCGCGTCATATACGCGGGTGTTGATGCAGAGTGGCCGCCCGAGCTTATAGAGAGGCTACGGATGGCCGTAGCATCGGCCGTTAGTTATGCCCGCGGGTATCGAGGCATCTCGCGTTTAGCTGTAGCGGTTGCAGATGGCCTCGTGGAGAGAGCTACTAGTGGCGACCGTGGTGTAGAGTGGGTCTATGAGCAGCTTGTCGTCGCGGCTGATATGGCAAACTATGTCTACACGCAGAAGTCGCGAGGCATCGCACCCCACGTTATTGAGGAGGTGGGGTTCGTCGATGCTCCCGAACGAAGCCTAGAAACTGGGCGCATAATAGCAGAGGC
The Pyrolobus fumarii 1A DNA segment above includes these coding regions:
- a CDS encoding CBS domain-containing protein, with translation MVPTVANVMEDKRLPIISADQSLRKAAEVMLENRVLGTITLDALRRPELVLSYRRLVRAVAAGVDIDKATVAEQAVLKPVTVRTTDSITEALNIMRKRGVRFLPVVDETGEVKGVLEPRFAAYALWSRLSYGLARVEPVSRRIVVLPEDASLRAAAKAMDETGAMEVFVKRGDEITVLREWDFLEALIKGGPEAKIGDYAKGEIIYVPPGFDSKAAVELMHENDVTRLIVKKDGELTTITLTDLAFQAMDYLAYMGERVKGVVLVNVETGREHEVAERIMAVPGVKEVLMATGPFDLIVLLEASSTSELFKIVSEGIRSLRAVKSTQTLVATRVLH